A portion of the Neorhodopirellula lusitana genome contains these proteins:
- the carB gene encoding carbamoyl-phosphate synthase large subunit, translated as MPRRDDIKKILLIGSGPIVIGQACEFDYSGTQACKALREEGYEVVLVNSNPATIMTDPATADSTYIEPLTWQMVEKVIAKERPDALLPTLGGQTGLNVAMDLDKFGVLEKYGVEMIAANAAVIAKAEERDQFKEAMEKIGLDVCEGYTISTLAEARTALTKVGLPAVVRPSFTMGGSGSAIAYNKDDFDALVQNGLDQSPVTEVLIEESIIGWKEYEMEVMRDRDDNVVIICSIENFDAMGVHTGDSITVAPAQTLTDKEYQRMRDASMAVIREIGVETGGSNIQFAIEPDTGRMIVIEMNPRVSRSSALASKATGFPIAKIAAKLAVGYRLWELPNDITQKTKACFEPTIDYVVTKMPRFAFEKFPEADATLTTQMKSVGETMAIGRTFQESFQKAMRGLEVGAFGFGSDPKDKWGTEDQPDRDEIRAKLSIPGSERVFYIRYAMKGGMSVKEIHDLTHIDVWFLEHLMHLIEIENEIREIGNLADIPTEMMLDIKRRGFSDRQLATMTSTTELKVRAHRKSLGIAPVFKSVDTCAAEFEAFTPYFYSTYEMETEVPVKGDKKRIMILGGGPNRIGQGIEFDYCCCHASFALQEMGIESVMVNSNPETVSTDYDTSDLLFFEPLTIEDVLNICDAIQPDGIIVQFGGQTPLNLARGLEQAGVPIIGTSVDTIDTAEDRELFQSLINELGLRQPPSGIARNMEEARAEAKRIGYPALVRPSFVLGGRAMEICYDRTQFDRYVAEAFIVADGQPVLIDRFLEDATEVDVDAISDGTDCVIMGVMEHIEEAGVHSGDSACCIPSFSLTQPVLAEIRDATRKLAARLNVIGLMNIQFAVKVEPGGPQVYILEVNPRASRTVPFVAKATGVPVAGLATKVMAGMTLKELGITTEPIPRHVSIKESVFPFRKFAGVDIVLGPEMRSTGEVMGISEIFSMAFAKSQLAAGTVLPESGKIFISLSARHKDQVVELGRSLADLGFELLATEGTAARLAEEGIAVTRVKKIAEGHPNLIDYLKNDDVQLILNTPSGKGARTDEGKIRAAGVQHGVPCITTLAAAEAAVRAMHAVRETPMDVLSLQHRYAASAE; from the coding sequence GTGCCGCGCCGCGACGACATCAAAAAGATTCTCTTGATTGGCAGTGGTCCAATCGTGATCGGGCAAGCTTGCGAATTCGATTATTCCGGAACCCAGGCCTGCAAAGCCCTGCGTGAAGAAGGCTACGAAGTTGTTTTGGTCAACAGCAATCCTGCGACCATCATGACCGACCCGGCCACCGCGGACTCGACCTACATCGAGCCCCTGACGTGGCAGATGGTGGAAAAAGTCATCGCCAAGGAGCGACCCGATGCGTTGCTACCCACCCTGGGCGGCCAAACCGGTCTGAACGTGGCAATGGACCTGGACAAGTTCGGCGTCCTGGAAAAGTACGGCGTTGAAATGATCGCCGCCAACGCCGCCGTGATCGCGAAAGCGGAAGAACGCGACCAGTTCAAAGAAGCGATGGAGAAAATCGGGCTCGATGTTTGCGAAGGCTACACGATCTCGACGCTCGCCGAAGCACGCACGGCGCTGACCAAAGTCGGCCTGCCTGCCGTGGTGCGTCCGTCGTTCACGATGGGCGGCTCCGGCAGTGCGATTGCGTACAACAAGGACGACTTCGACGCGTTGGTGCAAAACGGGCTCGACCAATCGCCCGTCACCGAAGTCCTGATCGAAGAATCGATCATCGGCTGGAAAGAATACGAAATGGAAGTGATGCGGGACCGCGACGACAACGTCGTGATCATCTGCAGCATCGAAAACTTCGACGCGATGGGCGTCCACACCGGCGACTCGATCACCGTCGCCCCGGCGCAAACATTGACCGACAAGGAATACCAGCGGATGCGTGACGCCTCGATGGCAGTCATCCGTGAAATCGGCGTCGAGACCGGCGGCAGTAACATCCAGTTCGCGATCGAGCCCGACACCGGCCGCATGATCGTGATCGAGATGAATCCTCGCGTTAGCCGCTCGAGTGCCCTGGCCAGTAAAGCGACTGGGTTCCCGATCGCCAAGATCGCAGCCAAGCTCGCCGTGGGTTACCGCTTGTGGGAGCTTCCCAACGACATCACCCAAAAGACAAAAGCCTGCTTCGAACCGACGATCGATTACGTCGTCACCAAGATGCCTCGCTTCGCGTTCGAGAAATTTCCCGAAGCCGACGCGACCCTGACCACGCAAATGAAAAGCGTGGGCGAAACGATGGCAATCGGACGCACGTTCCAAGAATCATTCCAAAAGGCGATGCGTGGCCTGGAAGTCGGCGCGTTTGGATTCGGTAGCGATCCCAAGGACAAGTGGGGCACCGAAGACCAACCGGATCGCGACGAGATCCGTGCCAAGCTAAGCATCCCGGGCAGCGAGCGAGTGTTCTACATTCGCTATGCCATGAAAGGCGGCATGTCCGTCAAGGAAATTCACGACCTGACTCACATCGATGTCTGGTTCCTGGAACACCTGATGCACCTGATCGAGATCGAAAACGAGATCCGCGAAATCGGCAATCTTGCTGACATCCCGACCGAAATGATGCTCGACATCAAACGTCGTGGATTCTCCGATCGTCAACTCGCCACGATGACGTCAACGACGGAACTGAAGGTTCGTGCCCACCGCAAGTCGCTGGGCATCGCTCCCGTCTTCAAGAGTGTCGACACCTGTGCGGCGGAGTTCGAAGCGTTCACGCCGTACTTCTACAGCACCTATGAAATGGAGACCGAAGTACCGGTCAAGGGCGACAAGAAACGCATCATGATCTTGGGCGGCGGTCCCAACCGAATCGGCCAAGGAATCGAGTTCGATTACTGTTGCTGCCACGCATCGTTTGCCCTGCAAGAGATGGGCATCGAAAGCGTGATGGTCAACTCGAACCCCGAGACCGTCTCGACTGACTATGACACTTCGGACCTGTTGTTCTTCGAGCCACTGACGATCGAAGATGTGCTGAACATTTGCGATGCGATCCAGCCCGACGGAATCATTGTTCAGTTCGGCGGTCAAACGCCACTGAACTTGGCCCGTGGTTTGGAACAGGCTGGCGTGCCGATCATCGGTACCAGTGTCGATACGATCGACACCGCCGAAGATCGCGAGTTGTTCCAAAGCCTGATCAACGAACTCGGTTTGCGTCAGCCACCATCGGGCATCGCCCGCAACATGGAAGAGGCTCGTGCGGAAGCGAAACGCATCGGCTATCCCGCCCTGGTTCGTCCCAGCTTCGTGTTGGGCGGCCGAGCGATGGAAATCTGCTACGACCGAACCCAGTTTGATCGATACGTTGCCGAAGCGTTCATCGTCGCGGACGGCCAACCTGTCTTGATCGACCGCTTCTTGGAAGACGCCACCGAAGTGGACGTCGATGCGATCTCCGATGGCACCGACTGCGTCATCATGGGCGTGATGGAACACATCGAAGAAGCCGGTGTGCACTCTGGCGACTCAGCGTGCTGCATCCCTTCATTCAGCCTAACGCAGCCTGTCCTGGCGGAAATTCGAGACGCCACCCGCAAGCTGGCTGCTCGACTGAACGTGATCGGTTTGATGAACATTCAGTTCGCCGTCAAGGTGGAACCGGGTGGGCCTCAGGTCTACATCCTGGAAGTCAATCCACGAGCCAGCCGAACGGTTCCGTTTGTCGCCAAGGCCACCGGAGTTCCCGTTGCCGGGCTTGCCACCAAAGTCATGGCCGGAATGACGTTGAAGGAACTCGGCATCACGACGGAGCCGATTCCTCGTCACGTTTCGATCAAAGAAAGCGTGTTCCCATTCCGCAAGTTCGCCGGCGTTGACATTGTGCTGGGTCCAGAAATGCGAAGCACCGGGGAAGTCATGGGCATCAGCGAAATCTTCTCAATGGCGTTCGCGAAAAGCCAGCTCGCCGCTGGCACCGTGCTACCGGAATCAGGCAAGATTTTCATCTCGCTTTCAGCCCGTCACAAGGATCAAGTCGTCGAACTGGGCCGCTCGCTAGCCGACCTCGGATTTGAGTTGCTTGCCACCGAAGGCACCGCCGCTCGCCTTGCCGAAGAAGGCATCGCGGTGACTCGAGTGAAGAAGATCGCCGAGGGACATCCCAACCTGATCGACTATCTCAAGAACGATGACGTGCAGTTGATTCTCAACACGCCATCGGGCAAGGGTGCTCGGACGGACGAAGGCAAGATCCGAGCCGCGGGTGTGCAGCACGGTGTGCCCTGCATCACGACACTGGCTGCCGCTGAAGCCGCCGTGCGAGCGATGCACGCGGTCCGTGAGACACCGATGGACGTGTTGTCGCTACAGCACCGCTACGCTGCGAGTGCAGAGTAA
- a CDS encoding addiction module protein produces MNTPDLSGLPVTEKLRIVTQLWNDIASSPDAITVPPEVICEASRRSAELDADPSLAIDDDELWRRVDG; encoded by the coding sequence ATGAATACTCCAGACCTTAGTGGCTTGCCCGTCACCGAAAAACTCAGGATCGTTACTCAGTTGTGGAACGACATTGCGTCCTCGCCTGATGCGATCACTGTACCGCCAGAAGTTATTTGCGAGGCATCCAGACGCTCGGCTGAGCTTGATGCCGACCCGTCGTTAGCAATCGACGATGACGAACTCTGGCGACGTGTTGATGGCTAA
- a CDS encoding type II toxin-antitoxin system RelE/ParE family toxin: MTNSGDVLMAKVRRYHPLVADDLSAATAYYDEISADLGNRFRSSVRASLQDVAHRPESFGRLENEMRAATLDRFPYVMIYESRDNHVAILGVYHAASEQNGWFDRSL, translated from the coding sequence ATGACGAACTCTGGCGACGTGTTGATGGCTAAAGTACGCCGATACCATCCGCTGGTTGCCGACGACTTGTCGGCAGCAACTGCCTATTACGATGAAATCTCAGCCGATCTTGGTAATCGGTTCCGGTCTTCGGTTCGCGCAAGTTTACAAGACGTGGCGCATCGCCCAGAGTCGTTTGGACGCCTTGAAAACGAAATGCGGGCCGCGACTCTTGATCGCTTTCCGTATGTCATGATTTACGAGAGCCGCGACAATCACGTCGCGATTCTTGGCGTGTATCACGCCGCTTCGGAACAGAACGGCTGGTTTGACCGTTCACTCTAA
- a CDS encoding type II toxin-antitoxin system RelE/ParE family toxin, giving the protein MKKPFYSTAARQDLVDILKYIARDKPGAAVTWVEKIEAKCLLLASQPEIGELRSQFGSDVRCSFVGRYVIFHRKQGDTVEILRVMPGDRNITKL; this is encoded by the coding sequence ATGAAGAAGCCTTTCTATTCTACTGCTGCACGTCAAGATCTGGTTGACATCCTGAAATACATCGCGCGAGACAAACCTGGCGCAGCTGTAACTTGGGTCGAGAAGATTGAAGCCAAATGTTTGCTTCTAGCGTCGCAACCAGAGATTGGTGAATTGCGATCGCAATTTGGAAGCGATGTGCGGTGCAGCTTTGTCGGGCGTTACGTGATCTTCCACCGGAAGCAAGGCGACACGGTGGAAATCCTGCGAGTCATGCCAGGTGATCGCAACATCACGAAACTCTAA
- a CDS encoding ribbon-helix-helix domain-containing protein: MDIQLPQDQRSAIESLVNTGRFGSAQEAVSEGIRLLVSNEKLKEAVQVGINQADNGELHDHDTVFAQLKAMAAEAANG, from the coding sequence ATGGACATTCAATTACCACAAGATCAACGGTCGGCCATTGAGTCGTTGGTCAACACCGGCCGGTTTGGTTCGGCTCAAGAGGCCGTATCCGAAGGGATACGACTGTTGGTATCCAATGAAAAGCTGAAGGAAGCAGTTCAGGTCGGAATTAACCAAGCTGACAACGGAGAGTTGCACGATCATGACACAGTGTTCGCGCAATTGAAAGCGATGGCGGCGGAAGCAGCTAACGGATGA
- a CDS encoding putative immunity protein: protein MRRDEFSDHQLLALWAADCAEHILDVFSIAEPDDPRPAVAIAAARDWVRGDLRMTDARTAAFAAHAAARETTNASAKLVARAAGHAAATAHVADHAKHAAAYVLKAVDDVDAERKWQRQLLPPHLQSQLFNAARVR, encoded by the coding sequence ATGCGTCGCGACGAGTTTTCCGACCACCAACTTCTCGCTCTCTGGGCTGCTGACTGCGCTGAACACATCCTCGACGTGTTCTCGATAGCCGAACCTGACGATCCTCGCCCTGCCGTGGCAATTGCGGCTGCACGTGATTGGGTTCGCGGTGACCTTCGCATGACTGACGCCCGAACAGCGGCCTTCGCCGCTCACGCGGCAGCGAGGGAGACAACGAACGCCTCCGCAAAATTGGTTGCGAGGGCGGCCGGACATGCTGCGGCCACGGCCCATGTCGCGGATCACGCCAAGCATGCAGCCGCTTATGTACTCAAAGCCGTAGATGACGTGGACGCTGAACGGAAATGGCAACGCCAATTGCTTCCTCCTCACCTCCAATCTCAACTTTTCAACGCAGCCCGGGTCCGCTAA
- a CDS encoding gamma-glutamyl-gamma-aminobutyrate hydrolase family protein produces MTCKPLIGLNADFRAAARTTPAFAYIAQGYYQSIINAGGVPMLVPPQVDEESAHRVLDACDGFLFIGGADLDPRNDGFMLHPSVRPMDAGRETSDRMLMAEIAERRMPVFGIGTGMQLINVQQGGNLFLHIKEDLPSAVPHFDAQDTNHRHTLDVEGDSLIGRVYGDGEIRVTSRHHMAIDEVAPGFRVTARCPDGVIEAIESEMIDWFAMGTQFHPESDAASALDIRIFEEFVDAVRAHAGQAVDPESSEFHLVA; encoded by the coding sequence ATGACGTGCAAGCCCCTTATTGGCTTGAATGCTGATTTCCGAGCCGCCGCTCGAACCACCCCCGCCTTCGCTTATATCGCGCAGGGGTACTACCAATCGATCATCAATGCGGGAGGCGTGCCCATGCTCGTTCCTCCGCAAGTCGACGAAGAGTCCGCCCACCGCGTCTTGGACGCTTGTGACGGCTTTTTGTTTATCGGCGGTGCCGACTTGGATCCTCGTAACGACGGGTTCATGTTACACCCCAGCGTTCGTCCCATGGATGCTGGACGTGAAACCAGCGACCGCATGCTGATGGCTGAAATCGCTGAGCGGCGGATGCCGGTCTTCGGTATCGGAACTGGGATGCAGTTGATCAACGTCCAACAGGGCGGGAACTTATTCCTGCACATCAAAGAAGACCTGCCATCGGCAGTTCCTCACTTCGACGCCCAAGACACGAACCACCGCCACACGCTTGACGTCGAAGGCGACTCGTTGATTGGCCGCGTATATGGCGACGGCGAAATCCGCGTCACCAGCCGTCACCACATGGCCATCGATGAAGTCGCTCCTGGCTTCCGAGTCACCGCACGTTGCCCCGATGGAGTCATCGAAGCAATCGAAAGCGAAATGATCGATTGGTTCGCCATGGGCACTCAGTTCCACCCGGAATCGGATGCGGCATCCGCTCTTGATATTCGTATCTTCGAAGAATTCGTTGACGCGGTGCGAGCCCACGCTGGGCAAGCCGTTGATCCCGAATCCAGCGAATTCCATCTGGTTGCCTAA
- a CDS encoding DUF1549 and DUF1553 domain-containing protein encodes MQVVSLRSVLRLFLPSLTVGLAISLASVSSSGLAEPAPASSTSQDRSVHRTEPPTESLAERFANADTTEVPDFQKHVMPLLGRLGCNGRSCHGSFQGRGGFQLSLFGYDFKADHAALLAENAGRVDVDDVDESLILAKPIDEEMHEGGKRFERDSWHYHTLRRWIETGAKKSAAGALVLNKLKITPGELQFHSADQEVQLQAVAYWEDGSVEDVTALCRFATNDDAVAAVNEDGVVKSGLSGDTHVVVSYDRAVVPVAITRPVDVDAAEMREAIANVPASDHPVDRLIAVKHQKLGVVPSTRCTDADFIRRVSFDMTGTLPAAEDVKLFLADKSPDKRTRLIDELLEAPGYAAWWATRMADWTGNSDQQLNNALPVQGAASKLWYEWLRVRLDDNVPYDEIVEGMVQAESRQDGESYVEFCAAMTEACQNGNEDQFAARDGMPLYWVRRNFQKPEERAIGIAYAFLGVRIECAQCHKHPFDQWSKDDFEKFSKLFTNIQARANTISPRDREAREQLLTSIVGEDVDLKKINGGELRRTVYQAAKSGKVVPFGELLYSARNKNRQRKNKKNAQQTVGPVGHLLGDANPISLATDPRSQLMDWLRSPENPYFAKAIVNRVWANYFGIGIINPTDDMNLANPPSNAELLDYLSVQFIEHDFDLHWLHRTITTSDAYQRSTEANASNQHDRKNFSRHLPRRLPAEVIRDAVILATQSTKTEQRMRNELDEMAIAASIKQGRNNRDFALQVFGQSERENNCDCDRSDSPSLLQSIYLRNDLDVYKQLDSKQGWVTQACEQLGENGPQSQASPNRDQITRKAEGVQKQLIARVKRLQQMPENRREKAIVKLKQSYSGVRKRFATYGFETPPMQKLLRNPDAWELTPTKKQSDMQSASLATIVDDAYLRTLSRFPLPDEKQTAMDYVQESESTANGLGSLMWALVNTKEFIITH; translated from the coding sequence ATGCAAGTTGTATCCCTGCGTTCCGTTTTACGCTTGTTTTTGCCCTCGTTGACGGTGGGTCTGGCGATTTCGCTAGCATCCGTCTCGTCCTCCGGCCTCGCCGAACCGGCCCCTGCGTCAAGCACTTCTCAAGACCGGTCAGTGCACCGAACGGAGCCCCCCACGGAGTCCTTGGCTGAACGGTTCGCCAATGCGGACACAACCGAAGTCCCGGACTTTCAAAAACATGTGATGCCACTCTTGGGGCGACTTGGCTGCAACGGACGTTCCTGTCACGGTTCCTTCCAAGGGCGTGGCGGTTTTCAACTGTCGTTGTTCGGCTACGACTTCAAAGCTGACCACGCTGCTCTGCTTGCTGAAAACGCAGGTCGCGTGGACGTCGATGACGTTGACGAAAGCTTGATCTTAGCGAAGCCAATCGACGAGGAAATGCACGAGGGTGGCAAGCGTTTCGAGCGTGATAGCTGGCACTACCACACGTTGCGTCGCTGGATCGAAACCGGTGCGAAGAAAAGTGCAGCTGGAGCACTGGTACTTAACAAACTGAAGATCACTCCTGGCGAACTGCAGTTCCATTCCGCCGATCAAGAGGTGCAACTGCAAGCGGTCGCATACTGGGAAGATGGTTCTGTTGAAGACGTGACCGCATTGTGCCGGTTTGCAACCAATGACGATGCGGTCGCGGCGGTCAATGAGGACGGCGTGGTCAAGAGCGGATTGTCGGGTGACACGCATGTGGTTGTGTCCTACGACCGAGCCGTTGTTCCAGTGGCGATCACTCGCCCCGTCGATGTGGATGCAGCTGAAATGCGAGAAGCGATCGCGAATGTTCCGGCTTCGGATCACCCAGTCGATCGTTTGATCGCAGTGAAACATCAAAAACTGGGCGTTGTCCCTTCGACACGATGCACGGACGCTGACTTCATCCGTCGTGTTTCTTTTGACATGACGGGAACCCTTCCGGCCGCCGAGGACGTGAAGTTGTTCTTGGCAGACAAGTCGCCCGACAAACGAACTCGCCTGATCGATGAACTGCTGGAAGCTCCCGGCTACGCAGCATGGTGGGCGACTCGCATGGCGGACTGGACCGGCAACAGCGACCAACAACTTAACAACGCGTTACCTGTGCAGGGTGCTGCCAGCAAGTTGTGGTACGAATGGCTGCGGGTTCGACTGGACGACAATGTTCCGTACGACGAAATCGTCGAAGGCATGGTCCAAGCGGAAAGTCGTCAGGATGGCGAATCGTATGTCGAGTTCTGCGCCGCGATGACGGAAGCATGCCAAAACGGAAACGAAGACCAGTTTGCCGCTCGCGATGGCATGCCACTGTACTGGGTAAGGCGGAACTTCCAAAAACCAGAGGAGCGGGCGATCGGGATTGCCTACGCATTCCTTGGCGTTCGAATCGAATGCGCTCAGTGCCATAAGCATCCATTTGATCAATGGTCCAAGGACGACTTCGAAAAGTTCTCCAAGCTATTCACCAACATTCAGGCCCGTGCGAATACGATCTCCCCGCGAGACCGCGAAGCCCGCGAACAATTGCTGACCAGCATCGTGGGTGAGGACGTCGATCTCAAGAAAATCAATGGCGGTGAACTGCGACGAACTGTCTATCAGGCTGCGAAGAGCGGTAAGGTCGTTCCCTTCGGCGAACTTTTGTACTCCGCTCGCAACAAGAACCGTCAACGCAAGAACAAGAAAAATGCCCAGCAAACTGTCGGACCGGTCGGGCATTTGCTCGGCGACGCCAATCCAATTTCGCTGGCCACGGACCCTCGTAGCCAGTTGATGGATTGGTTGCGTTCGCCAGAAAACCCATACTTTGCCAAGGCGATTGTGAATCGAGTCTGGGCGAACTATTTCGGCATCGGGATCATCAACCCAACCGACGACATGAACCTTGCCAACCCGCCAAGCAACGCTGAACTGTTGGACTACTTGTCGGTACAGTTCATCGAACATGACTTCGACCTGCATTGGCTGCATCGCACGATCACGACCAGTGACGCCTACCAACGCAGCACCGAAGCGAACGCCTCGAATCAGCACGACCGTAAGAACTTCAGCCGGCACCTGCCCCGTCGCTTGCCCGCCGAAGTGATTCGCGACGCCGTCATCTTGGCGACCCAGTCGACCAAGACGGAACAGCGGATGAGGAACGAACTGGATGAGATGGCAATCGCAGCAAGCATCAAGCAAGGCCGCAATAACCGAGACTTCGCGTTACAAGTCTTCGGCCAATCCGAACGTGAAAACAATTGCGATTGCGATCGCAGCGATTCACCAAGCCTGTTGCAGTCGATCTACCTTCGCAACGACTTAGACGTCTACAAGCAACTCGATTCCAAACAAGGCTGGGTAACGCAGGCGTGTGAACAGTTGGGCGAAAACGGCCCGCAATCCCAGGCCAGCCCAAACCGCGATCAGATCACGCGCAAGGCCGAAGGCGTGCAAAAGCAACTCATCGCTCGAGTCAAACGTCTACAACAGATGCCGGAAAACAGACGTGAAAAAGCGATCGTGAAATTGAAACAGTCGTATTCGGGCGTCCGGAAACGATTCGCCACCTATGGGTTCGAGACACCGCCCATGCAGAAACTCTTGCGGAATCCCGATGCATGGGAATTGACGCCCACCAAGAAACAGTCCGACATGCAATCCGCGTCGCTGGCAACGATTGTGGACGATGCCTACTTGCGAACGCTGTCCCGCTTCCCTCTGCCTGACGAAAAGCAAACGGCGATGGATTACGTCCAAGAATCGGAGTCGACCGCCAATGGTCTCGGCTCGTTGATGTGGGCCTTGGTGAATACGAAAGAGTTCATCATCACGCACTAG
- a CDS encoding DUF1501 domain-containing protein, translating into MRLHQTCDGLLRRDILRMGALGTGAVGIGGLSMPHWLSMADAGQIAASGAKRAIFIELVGGPSHMDTFDLKPDAGDEVRGAFHPIKTNVPGIEISEHLSKLAQVTDKFAILRGVSHTLAAHDLGREYVNSGSRPIPALKFPGYGSVVTAERECQMDVPPHVAIPKAGQGPGFMGLENAALETKATPNYGRNFSVRGISLPGDITVEEVSRRQQLLKRLDRRFASMESNDQMLQGMSRFGEQAYAMITSPRAREAFNLQKEPESFKKLFGEDPFSQSCMLSVRLVESGVNFVSLQLGGWDTHADNFTKLKDNLLPSLDSGLSGLLNGLEKRGLLDSTAVMVTGEFGRTPKINTRSAEGGRDHYPRCMFMLMAGGSVRGGQVIGESDDTASGPRHEAITPDDVAASFYHNLGISPTKEFESDTGRPITLVRNGNVIPQLFS; encoded by the coding sequence ATGCGATTGCATCAAACTTGTGACGGCCTGCTCCGTCGGGACATATTGCGGATGGGTGCACTCGGCACAGGTGCAGTAGGGATCGGCGGGCTGTCGATGCCACACTGGTTGTCGATGGCTGACGCAGGCCAAATCGCCGCAAGTGGTGCGAAGCGTGCAATCTTCATCGAGTTGGTCGGCGGCCCATCTCATATGGACACCTTCGACCTAAAACCCGACGCGGGCGATGAGGTTCGCGGTGCATTCCATCCGATCAAAACCAACGTCCCGGGGATCGAGATTTCCGAGCACTTGTCCAAGTTGGCGCAGGTGACAGACAAGTTTGCCATCTTGCGAGGCGTCAGCCACACGTTGGCCGCCCACGACCTGGGCCGCGAGTACGTCAACTCGGGAAGCCGTCCGATCCCGGCGCTCAAATTCCCGGGCTACGGCAGTGTTGTGACGGCGGAGCGGGAATGTCAAATGGACGTTCCTCCGCATGTCGCGATCCCCAAAGCCGGTCAAGGTCCCGGTTTCATGGGCCTCGAAAATGCGGCGTTGGAAACGAAAGCGACACCCAACTACGGCCGTAACTTCTCCGTTCGTGGTATCTCATTGCCAGGCGACATCACCGTCGAAGAGGTTTCCCGCCGGCAACAATTGCTGAAACGCCTCGATCGCCGCTTCGCCAGCATGGAATCCAACGACCAGATGCTGCAGGGAATGAGTCGCTTCGGTGAACAGGCCTATGCGATGATCACATCCCCTCGAGCGCGGGAAGCGTTCAACTTGCAAAAGGAACCTGAAAGCTTTAAGAAACTGTTCGGTGAAGATCCGTTTAGCCAAAGCTGCATGCTGAGCGTTAGGCTGGTTGAGTCCGGAGTGAACTTTGTATCGCTGCAATTGGGCGGCTGGGACACGCACGCCGACAACTTCACAAAGCTGAAGGACAATCTACTACCGTCCCTGGACTCCGGTCTTTCCGGTTTACTCAACGGGCTCGAAAAACGTGGCTTGCTGGACTCGACCGCAGTGATGGTGACGGGTGAGTTTGGTCGAACCCCGAAGATCAACACTCGGTCGGCAGAAGGCGGCCGCGACCACTATCCACGATGCATGTTCATGTTGATGGCAGGCGGCAGCGTCCGTGGCGGACAAGTGATTGGCGAGAGCGACGACACCGCCTCGGGTCCTCGTCATGAAGCAATCACGCCTGACGACGTGGCAGCCAGTTTCTATCACAACCTAGGCATTAGCCCGACCAAGGAATTCGAGTCGGACACCGGTCGCCCAATCACCCTGGTCCGAAACGGCAACGTGATCCCTCAGCTATTCAGCTAG